The following coding sequences are from one Cryptococcus deuterogattii R265 chromosome 1, complete sequence window:
- a CDS encoding peptide chain release factor 1: MLVPSKTRQALCLATIHARCLSRSNSSVHQCPCGCSKFQPGLSSFLSRRQLSSFAFQNRRAAILEQNTRYAGPNRGYASVSLSKWATEAEETHTKLIEAAEARINVYKKVMENEAKATDVDVKGQIERARVQKELAPLVEVWNRYLELKQSIIDMKPFLEDSDPTLREMFETEHASLCTELDTLIISTFPTVLLPPSSTASLPAVMSLNAGVGGLESSLCTEDLARMYLRFATNRGWKVEEISRVEGTGGKGGGGIRELTVKFEPPQYAEEGTEVYGALQWEKGVHRIQRVPANETQGRIHTSTVAVIVLPMYPDTAEAPLVDPKDVRIDVMRARGAGGQHVNRTESAVRLTHMPTGITVSMQDSRSQHQNRAWAWEILRARLSEKKHNEEVEARRASRRDQVKGADRSDKIRTYNFNQDRLTDHRFGITVTGLQRVLDGEGLEDVISMMKKDVDERRLEALLEGEEDFDY, translated from the exons ATGCTCGTCCCCTCAAAAACAAGACAGGCATTATGCCTTGCGACGATACACGCACGATGTCTCTCAAGGTCCAACAGCAGCGTTCATCAATGCCCATGCGGTTGCTCCAAATTTCAGCCGGGtctctcatcattcttGTCTCGAAGACAGCTTTCAAGTTTTGCCTTTCAAAATCGCAGAGCCGCCATTCTGGAGCAGAACACGCGATATGCTGGTCCTAATAGGGGCTATGCTTCTGTCAGCCTTAGTAAATGGGCCACTGAAGCCGAGGAGACACATACAAAGTTGATTGAAGCTGCTGAAGCCAGAATCAATGTCTACAAAAAGGTCATGGAAAAC GAAGCGAAAGCAACAGACGTAGATGTCAAGGGCCAAATCGAAAGAGCAAGAGTGCAAAAAGAACTCGCGCCTTTAGTAGAAGTCTGGAATAGGTATCTTGAGCTCAAACAG TCCATTATTGACATGAAGCCTTTCCTCGAAGATTCCGACCCCACTCTTCGTGAGATGTTCGAAACTGAACATGCTTCACTTTGCACCGAGCTCGACACTTTGATTATCTCCACTTTCCCCACTGTCCTTCTCCCGCCTTCATCTACCGCTTCACTGCCTGCAGTGATGTCCCTCAATGCTGGTGTCGGCGGGCTCGAATCATCATTATGTACTGAAGACCTTGCAAGAATGTACCTCCGTTTTGCGACTAATAGGGGTtggaaagtggaagaaatAAGTCGGGTAGAAGGAACgggagggaaaggcggTGGTGGGATAAGAGAACTGACGGTCAAGTTTGAGCCACCGCAGTatgctgaagaaggaacggAGGTTTATGGGGCGTTGCAATGGGAGAAAGGGGTGCATAGAATACAGAGGGTGCCGGCGAATGAGACTCAGGGTAGAATACATACCTCTACGGTCGCTGTCATC GTACTGCCGATGTATCCGGATACCGCTGAGGCTCCCTTGGTGGATCCTAAAGATGTCAGAATTGATGTTATGCGGGCCAGAGGTGCAGGTGGTCAACATGTCAATCGTACTGAGTCTGCTGTGCGATTGACCCATATGCCCACCGGTATCACTGTCTCCATGCAAGATTCTCGTAGTCAACATCAA AACCGAGCATGGGCTTGGGAAATTCTTAGAGCTAGACTGTCGGAAAAGAAGCACAatgaggaagtggaggctCGACGGGCTAGTCGACGAGACCAGGTGAAAGGCGCCGACCGAAGTGATAAGATTCGGACGTACAACTTTAACCAA GATCGCTTAACGGACCATCGCTTTGGAATTACCGTGACAGGCTTGCAACGTGTTCTTGATGGTGAAGgtcttgaagatgtcatttcaatgatgaagaaagacgtCGACGAAAGAAGATTAGAGGCCCTTTtggagggtgaagaagattttgACTACTAA
- a CDS encoding cytoplasmic protein produces MQTSDPGHLFQTTAQLRQAASRERKLKAAEKIGSPITLSSKVLGLEIRGNDAFTAESGWQARRIDLKTGKTTRLYRGHQGPVTSLAFMKTQEENPADILLTGSWDKTIRVWDADTGAHLQTLEGHTDFIKSVTVIHSSPPLLLSTSSDRTCRLWDLSETLKDNGNARSSQILKEHTRPVECAAWKADVDEDGKPMETITVWTGDSLGVIKKWKVEQGKLVYQDDIPGHETSVAKLIVAEEGLWSVSMDKTAILHPFADASAFTIPHNSYVKSILPLTSFALPNAHSLVLTGSEDEDIRVWDIESQPPKLKGTIQGHCAEVSDIKPYLRERDGKPELVVVSAGLDATLRTWTVQDVLNPPELVYDEPEEKNAVGLTEEEERELAELMSEEES; encoded by the exons ATGCAAACCTCCGACCCAGgccacctcttccaaacGACCGCCCAACTTAGACAAGCAGCTTCTCGAGAGCGCAAACTTAAAGCTGCTGAGAAGATCGGCAGCCCCATCACTTTGTCCAGCAAAGTTCTTGGTCTCGAAATTAGGGGCAACGATGCTTTCACTGCAGAGAGTGGATGGCAAGCTAGGAGAATTGACCTCAAG ACAGGCAAGACCACTCGACTGTATCGAGGTCACCAAGGTCCCGTTACTAGTTTGGCGTTCATGAAAACACAAGAGGAAAATCCCGCAGACATTTTGCTTACCGGATCATGGGATAAGACCATTCGTGTCTGGGACGCCGATACCGGCGCCCACTTGCAGACTCTCGAGGGACATACCGACTTTATCAAGTCCGTCACTGTCATCCACAGTTCCCCTCCCCTTTTGCTATCGACCTCATCCGATAGAACGTGTAGACTATGGGATTTGTCCGAAACTCTCAAAGATAATGGCAATGCAAGAAGTAGTCAGATATTGAAAGAGCACACTAGACCTGTGGAATGCGCGGCTTGGAAAGCagatgtggatgaggatgggaagcCAATGGAAACAATCACAGTTTGGACTGGGGACTCTCTTGGTGTGATTAAGAAGTGGAAAGTTGAGCAGGGCAAGCTGGTATATCAAGATGATATACCTGGGCATGAGACAAGTGTTGCAAAGTTGATCGTTGCTGAGGAAGGGTTATGGAGTG TGTCTATGGACAAAACGGCTATACTTCACCCTTTTGCAGATGCTTCAGCGTTCACCATCCCCCACAACTCATATGTCAAATCTATTCTTCCCTTGACATCTTTTGCCCTACCGAATGCACATTCGCTTGTATTAACTGggtcagaagatgaagacatcAGGGTGTGGGATATTGAATCACAACCTCCCAAACTTAAAGGAACCATTCAAGGCCATTGCGCTGAAGTGTCGGATATAAAGCCTTACCTCAGAGAACGAGATGGCAAGCCCGAGCTGGTTGTTGTCAGTGCTGGTTTGGACGCGACGTTACGGACCTGGACCGTTCAAG ATGTCTTAAACCCACCCGAACTGGTGTACGACGAAccagaagaaaagaatgcTGTGGGTctgacagaagaagaagagagagagttggCCGAGTTGATGTCTGAGGAGGAAAGTTAG
- a CDS encoding nuclear protein, with amino-acid sequence MATDISKKRKIQLHPDFNFDSYVGPPIDRRTFDLVTYRDLLDTLDIPHYPSQKPIDIDDSRLGLSTSDPSVTAVSSSGSANTLLNLKRILTRFYKAVNLDVQGESDTEETEIEARTQLSVAESMRRMDARDHHWRYHGTASGIQFMAHLQELRSRAASRMMDFVACVNNVKRQQFWEVPEWELVIASEGLNPLDLSSWPEKGLDQRLIDAYFDHVNLHLPLLNRKVFQEQYGSGRWKNHHGFARVCLLLFANGARYLDDDPRVIWPLDQCTSESGRDTIINDPHNLRHYSAGWRYVRSYLRMGQSIVQGPNLFELQSRVLTCQFVAGTAIPHFIWIVAGYGLRSAQELGIHMRATLLHADPIERELCSRAFWCLYHIDRISCSAIGRTIAIQDYDFDLKYPADVDDEYWSTGDREKDFQQPVGKGPSMIAVFIETLKLDHILGAALQTIHTHSKGWQKSKEIAANYAILAELDSALNSWETHVPQALKWNPHQSDTRLFKQCALLYCRYHYVRMLIHKPFVPIQYKAKKQHSDALPSLRICVDAARSLAGILDACLVRGRREHYQPSVDVEMALPMWHAATILLVDIFSDKQTVSERETTLMCLRCCQQASAVLEGTWRQVGKYSDFLASLMDETIMPPVVGESSGGGEKRTREDDDGERLKKRAWRADSEPIMGSRGEDEEGNSHSRSQSRMNALSSQQEPISTRLAAPTYHLCLVPLLTVFPTLTPNPLLSRTLKLEGSIPVNHHRLLSWRLLKTFFNLRILCMTG; translated from the exons ATGGCCACAGATatcagcaagaagaggaagatacaG CTTCATCCCGATTTCAATTTCGATTCCTATGTAGGCCCGCCAATTGATCGTCGGACATTTGACCTTGTTACCTATCGCGACCTCCTCGATACCCTTGACATCCCACATTATCCATCGCAAAAGCCTATAGATATTGATGATTCTCGCCTCGGATTATCAACTTCCGATCCTTCAGTAACTGCGGTGTCTTCCTCTGGGTCCGCGAACACCTTATTGAACCTCAAGCGAATTCTGACGCGCTTCTACAAGGCTGTCAATTTAGATGTTCAAGGAGAATCTGATACGGAAGAGACTGAGATTGAAGCTAGAACGCAGCTTAGCGTGGCAGAGTCGATGAGGCGGATGGATGCACGGGACCACCACTGGAGATATCACGGAACTGCTTCTGGTATCCAGTTTATGGCTCATCTGCAAGAACTTCGGTCCCGCGCCGCATCCAGAATGATGGACTTTGTTGCCTGTGTCAATAATGTAAAGAGGCAGCAATTCTGGGAGGTTCCCGAATGGGAACTCGTCATTGCCAGCGAAGGCTTGAACCCTCTCGACTTATCAAGCTGGCCCGAAAAAGGCCTTGACCAGCGACTTATCGACGCCTATTTTGACCATGTCAACTTGCATTTACCGCTACTTAACCGAAAAGTCTTTCAAGAGCAGTATGGTTCTGGCAGATGGAAAAATCATCACGGGTTTGCAAGGGTTTGCCTTTTACTGTTCGCGAATGGAGCGCGGTatcttgatgatgaccCCAGAGTCATTTGGCCACTCGATCAGTGCACGTCGGAAAGTGGGCGCGATACCATAATCAATGACCCTCATAATCTGAGGCACTATTCTGCAGGATGGAGATATGTTCGCAGCTACTTGCGTATGGGTCAAAGTATCGTCCAGGGTCCAAATCTTTTTGAACTGCAGAGTAGGGTTCTTACATGTCAGTTTGTTGCAGGAACTGCCATTCCTCACTTTATCTGGATAGTCGCTGGTTATGGTCTTCGTTCTGCTCAAGAACTTGGTATCCACATGCGCGCCACCCTCCTCCATGCAGATCCCATTGAGCGAGAACTCTGCAGTCGAGCGTTTTGGTGTCTCTACCATATTGATCGCATTAGTTGTTCCGCTATTGGGCGCACCATCGCCATCCAGGACTATGATTTCGACTTGAAGTATCCTGCAGATGTCGACGACGAGTACTGGTCTACGGGAGATCGAGAAAAGGACTTCCAGCAGCCAGTTGGGAAGGGCCCATCGATGATCGCCGTTTTTATCGAAACTCTGAAACTTGACCATATCCTCGGAGCGGCTCTACAGACAATTCACACCCACAGCAAAGGATGGCAAAAATCCAAAGAGATCGCTGCCAACTACGCCATCTTGGCTGAGCTTGACTCTGCCCTCAACAGTTGGGAAACACATGTCCCGCAGGCTTTGAAGTGGAATCCCCACCAGTCTGACACTCGTTTATTCAAGCAATGCGCCTTGTTGTACTGTCGCTATCACTATGTCCGAATGCTCATCCACAAACCTTTTGTTCCGATCCAATACAAAGCCAAAAAGCAACATTCTGATGCTCTGCCATCGCTTCGAATATGCGTCGATGCAGCTCGTTCATTAGCAGGCATTCTTGACGCCTGCCTCGTGCGCGGGCGGCGCGAACATTACCAACCTTCTGtagatgttgagatggcCCTCCCTATGTGGCACGCAGCCACTATTTTGCTCGTTGACATCTTTTCAGACAAGCAGACTGTGTCAGAACGAGAAACAACGTTGATGTGTCTGAGATGTTGCCAGCAGGCAAGTGCTGTACTGGAAGGAACCTGGAGGCAAGTTGGAAAGTATTCTGATTTCCTGGCATCCTTGATGGATGAGACTATCATGCCCCCAGTGGTTGGTGAGAGTAGTGGCGGGGGTGAAAAGCGAACcagggaggatgatgatggtgaaaggttgaagaagagggctTGGAGAGCAGATAGCGAGCCCATAATGGGCTCAAggggtgaagatgaggagggtaaTTCGCACTCAAGGTCTCAGTCGAGAATGAATGCACTTTCCTCTCAACAAGAACCCATCAGCACCCGTTTGGCAGCACCGACATACCATCTATGTCTTGTGCCTCTACTTACGGTATTCCCAACCCTAACACCCAacccccttctttcccgtACTCTCAAGCTCGAGGGGAGTATCCCAGTCAACCATCACCGGCTGCTTTCGTGGCGCCTGCTCAAGACATTTTTCAATCTCCGGATATTGTGTATGACTGGTTGA